In Parasphingorhabdus halotolerans, a single window of DNA contains:
- the trpA gene encoding tryptophan synthase subunit alpha, whose translation MTRLSQSFPGHRAALITFVTGGDPTPADTGAILDALVEGGADIIELGMPFTDPMADGPSIQEADIRSLAAGTKTADIFRIAAEFRQRHPDTPVILMGYANPMTIRGSEWFADACVEAGVDGVICVDIPVEEDESLGDALRGKNVAVIRLATPTTDAARLPTILNNASGFLYYVSVAGITGLQQAAQASIEEAVARLKARTDLPVAVGFGVRTPEQAAEIAKVADGVVVGSAIVEIVGQYGKDAAPYVRDYVKTLSDAIRSAR comes from the coding sequence ATGACCCGTCTCTCCCAATCCTTTCCCGGCCACCGCGCAGCGCTCATCACCTTCGTCACCGGCGGCGACCCAACCCCTGCAGACACCGGCGCTATCCTCGACGCCCTCGTCGAAGGCGGAGCCGACATCATCGAGCTTGGCATGCCGTTCACCGATCCGATGGCCGATGGCCCGTCGATCCAGGAAGCGGATATCCGCAGCCTTGCGGCGGGCACAAAGACCGCCGACATCTTCCGGATCGCCGCCGAATTCCGCCAGCGCCACCCCGACACGCCGGTGATCCTGATGGGCTATGCCAATCCGATGACCATCCGCGGCTCGGAATGGTTCGCCGATGCCTGTGTTGAAGCCGGCGTCGACGGCGTGATCTGCGTCGATATCCCGGTCGAGGAGGACGAGAGCCTCGGCGATGCCCTGCGCGGCAAAAATGTTGCTGTGATCCGCCTCGCCACGCCGACCACCGATGCCGCCCGCCTGCCCACCATCCTGAACAACGCCTCCGGCTTCCTCTATTATGTCTCGGTCGCCGGCATCACCGGCCTGCAACAGGCCGCGCAGGCCAGCATCGAAGAGGCAGTTGCGCGCCTGAAAGCCCGAACGGACCTGCCGGTCGCGGTTGGCTTCGGCGTCCGCACACCGGAACAAGCTGCCGAAATCGCAAAAGTTGCGGATGGTGTCGTGGTGGGTTCCGCCATAGTCGAAATTGTGGGTCAATATGGCAAAGATGCCGCGCCTTATGTTCGGGACTATGTCAAAACGCTTTCCGATGCTATCAGGTCGGCGCGCTGA
- the trpB gene encoding tryptophan synthase subunit beta has product MNKPETTPNSFRNMPDDRGHFGEFGGRYVAETLMPLILDLEKQYRAAQADPAFAEEFDDLLANYVGRPSPLYYAESLTAEVRKGAAQSKGAQIWFKRDELNHTGAHKINNCIGQILLARRMGKTRIIAETGAGQHGVATATVCARFGFPCTIFMGATDIERQKPNIFRMRLLGAKVVPVTSGSATLKDAMNEALRDWVANVHDTFYIIGTAAGPHPYPELVRDFQSVIGKEARAQMLDRVGRLPDLLVAAIGGGSNAIGLFHPFLDDPDVKMLGVEAAGHGLKKQHAASLAGGSPGILHGNKTYLLQDEDGQIDEAHSISAGLDYPGIGPEHSWLKESGRVDYDSATDTEALDAFQLLCRTEGIIPALEPAHAIAAVTREAVKMDRDQIILANLCGRGDKDIFTVAEALGTEI; this is encoded by the coding sequence ATGAATAAACCGGAAACAACTCCAAACAGCTTCCGCAATATGCCTGATGATCGAGGTCATTTTGGCGAATTTGGCGGGCGTTATGTCGCTGAAACGCTGATGCCGCTGATCCTTGATCTGGAGAAGCAGTATCGCGCCGCGCAAGCTGATCCGGCGTTTGCCGAGGAGTTTGATGATCTGCTCGCCAACTATGTCGGTCGCCCGTCGCCGCTCTATTATGCCGAAAGCCTGACCGCGGAAGTTCGCAAAGGTGCCGCGCAGAGCAAAGGCGCCCAAATCTGGTTCAAGCGTGATGAGCTCAACCATACCGGCGCGCACAAGATCAACAATTGCATCGGCCAAATCCTGCTTGCCAGGCGGATGGGCAAGACCCGGATTATCGCGGAAACCGGCGCGGGGCAGCATGGCGTGGCGACGGCAACGGTCTGCGCCCGCTTTGGTTTTCCGTGCACCATTTTCATGGGCGCAACCGACATCGAGCGGCAAAAACCGAATATTTTCCGGATGCGTTTGCTCGGCGCGAAGGTTGTACCGGTAACCAGTGGTTCCGCCACGCTCAAGGACGCCATGAACGAGGCGTTGCGAGACTGGGTCGCCAATGTGCATGATACATTTTACATCATCGGCACGGCGGCTGGCCCTCACCCCTATCCGGAATTAGTCAGGGATTTTCAATCCGTTATCGGCAAGGAAGCCCGCGCACAAATGTTGGATCGAGTTGGACGCCTACCAGACCTGCTGGTCGCGGCCATTGGTGGCGGGTCCAATGCGATTGGGCTTTTCCATCCGTTTCTCGATGATCCAGATGTTAAGATGCTGGGCGTGGAAGCGGCGGGTCATGGGCTCAAAAAACAGCATGCGGCGAGCCTGGCTGGTGGTTCTCCCGGCATATTGCACGGAAATAAAACCTACCTGCTGCAGGATGAAGACGGCCAGATTGACGAAGCCCATTCGATCAGCGCTGGCCTCGACTATCCCGGCATCGGCCCCGAGCATAGCTGGCTCAAAGAATCCGGCCGCGTCGATTATGACAGCGCAACCGACACCGAAGCGCTCGACGCCTTCCAGCTGCTCTGCCGCACCGAAGGCATCATCCCGGCGCTGGAACCGGCCCACGCGATCGCCGCGGTCACCCGCGAAGCGGTAAAGATGGACCGCGACCAAATCATCCTGGCGAACCTGTGCGGTCGCGGCGACAAGGATATCTTTACCGTCGCCGAGGCTTTGGGAACGGAGATTTGA
- a CDS encoding phosphoribosylanthranilate isomerase, with protein sequence MNQQQRSLIKICGLSTEETVDAAIAAGATHIGLVHFEKSPRHISLEDAAKLRRRVPAEVKVVQLLVNADPKLTSQAIATVRPDVIQFHGSETPEWVKIVRKQTGLEVWKAFGLRDQASLESSSRYVGAIDRILFDTPAKALPGGNGVAFDWSLLAGHDHPIPWGLAGGLDTENVTEALKTTNTPLVDVSSGVESAPGVKDVDKIAAFCQAVREFDASR encoded by the coding sequence TTGAACCAGCAACAAAGAAGTTTGATTAAAATCTGCGGCCTTTCAACTGAAGAGACTGTCGACGCGGCCATTGCGGCAGGGGCGACTCATATCGGTCTCGTTCATTTCGAGAAAAGCCCTCGCCACATATCGCTGGAAGATGCAGCAAAACTGCGCCGCCGTGTGCCTGCCGAGGTCAAGGTTGTGCAGTTGCTGGTCAACGCCGATCCGAAACTGACCAGTCAGGCCATCGCCACCGTTCGACCGGACGTAATCCAGTTTCATGGCAGCGAAACACCAGAATGGGTCAAAATTGTGCGCAAGCAGACCGGTTTGGAGGTATGGAAAGCCTTCGGCCTGCGCGATCAGGCTTCGCTTGAAAGCAGCAGCCGGTATGTTGGCGCGATTGACCGGATATTGTTCGATACCCCGGCCAAGGCATTGCCGGGCGGAAACGGCGTCGCTTTTGACTGGTCCTTACTAGCGGGTCACGACCACCCAATCCCGTGGGGGCTAGCTGGCGGGCTGGATACTGAGAACGTCACCGAAGCGCTCAAAACAACCAACACGCCATTGGTCGATGTCTCCTCCGGCGTTGAATCCGCGCCGGGCGTCAAAGATGTGGACAAGATCGCCGCCTTTTGCCAAGCGGTTCGGGAGTTTGATGCCTCGCGTTAG
- a CDS encoding DUF3887 domain-containing protein, with translation MTEGAEMAETAVERLHMDYNAERFDKIYDAATKEYKAATTREMNNRLFKTIRKRLGKVVDAKRTGWNVNATTNGTFVSLVYETEFEKGKGQESYQMKVYDGSAKMNGFNVNSPELMVELEE, from the coding sequence GTGACCGAAGGTGCGGAGATGGCGGAAACCGCGGTTGAGCGGCTTCATATGGATTACAATGCGGAACGATTTGACAAAATTTATGACGCTGCCACCAAAGAATATAAGGCGGCTACGACACGAGAAATGAATAATCGATTGTTCAAAACAATTCGCAAGCGGCTTGGAAAGGTAGTGGATGCGAAACGAACTGGCTGGAATGTAAATGCAACCACCAATGGAACCTTCGTTTCACTTGTTTACGAGACGGAATTTGAAAAAGGGAAGGGTCAGGAATCTTATCAAATGAAGGTTTATGACGGTTCGGCCAAAATGAACGGATTTAATGTTAACTCACCGGAACTGATGGTTGAACTGGAAGAGTAG
- the pyrF gene encoding orotidine-5'-phosphate decarboxylase has translation MGNPVFVALDTPNLDRAIEIAKSVKGHVGGLKLGLEFFCAHGHHGVHEIQKIGLPIFLDLKLHDIPNTVAKAMQAINVLEPAIVTIHASGGRAMMEDAKAAANGHTKVVGVTLLTSLDERDMGKIGYAGSPHDQVERLAGLAQEAGLDGIVCSGNEVATAHKAWKDGFFVVPGLRPKGGKMGDQKRTVTPRQARDNGASVLVIGRPITGADDPNAAARAIEGTL, from the coding sequence ATGGGCAATCCGGTCTTTGTTGCGCTCGACACGCCAAATCTGGACCGCGCGATTGAAATCGCAAAATCGGTCAAAGGTCACGTCGGTGGCCTGAAACTCGGCCTCGAGTTTTTTTGCGCGCACGGCCATCATGGTGTCCATGAAATTCAGAAAATCGGCCTGCCTATTTTCCTGGATCTCAAGCTGCACGACATTCCTAACACTGTTGCCAAGGCGATGCAGGCGATCAATGTGCTGGAACCTGCCATTGTTACCATTCATGCGTCCGGCGGACGGGCGATGATGGAGGACGCGAAGGCGGCAGCCAATGGGCACACCAAAGTTGTTGGCGTGACATTACTGACATCACTCGACGAGCGCGACATGGGAAAAATCGGCTATGCTGGCTCGCCGCATGATCAGGTCGAGCGGCTGGCCGGATTGGCGCAGGAAGCCGGACTGGATGGTATTGTTTGCTCCGGCAACGAAGTCGCAACTGCGCATAAAGCCTGGAAAGACGGGTTTTTTGTTGTCCCGGGCCTGCGACCCAAAGGCGGTAAAATGGGCGACCAAAAACGCACTGTGACCCCGCGGCAGGCGCGGGACAATGGCGCTAGTGTGCTGGTGATTGGAAGGCCGATTACCGGCGCTGACGATCCGAACGCTGCTGCGCGCGCAATAGAGGGGACGCTTTAA
- a CDS encoding LapA family protein — MQFIKILLWVLLLVGCFIFWWSNETRSSLDVGAAIIEARVSTFALGAFLAGFVPTWLLWRTSSWRLKRRIKTLEDAARPNYTAPPPAPAPLDLSKEQISTSPAKPAVSPENTDKAGT, encoded by the coding sequence ATGCAATTTATCAAAATACTTTTGTGGGTCCTGCTGCTGGTAGGCTGTTTCATTTTCTGGTGGAGTAACGAGACTCGATCTTCGCTCGATGTTGGCGCGGCGATAATTGAAGCGCGGGTATCCACTTTTGCTCTGGGAGCCTTTCTGGCCGGCTTTGTTCCGACATGGCTATTGTGGCGCACATCCAGTTGGCGACTGAAACGCCGGATCAAGACGCTGGAAGACGCAGCCCGTCCGAATTATACTGCCCCACCGCCAGCGCCTGCCCCGCTTGATCTGAGCAAGGAGCAAATTTCAACATCACCCGCCAAACCAGCCGTCTCTCCGGAGAACACCGATAAGGCCGGCACATAA
- the purB gene encoding adenylosuccinate lyase: MIPRYSRPEMVALWEPESKFQIWFEIEAHATDALAEIGVVPKEAAKAIWEKGAFDVDRIDEIEREVKHDVIAFLTNVAENVGEEARFMHQGMTSSDVLDTCLAVQLARASDILLADIDALLAAIKERAYEHKFTPTIGRSHGIHGEPVTFGLKLAQAYAEFERNRERLVLARKEIATCAISGAVGTFANIDPKVEEHVAAKLGLEVEPVSTQVIPRDRHAQYFATLGVIASSVERLAVEVRHLQRTEVLEAEEYFSPGQKGSSAMPHKRNPILTENLTGLARMVRSYAMPAMENVALWHERDISHSSVERMIGPDATITLDFALARLTGVIEKLLIYPERMQKNLDRMGGLVHSQRVLLALTQAGISREDSYRIVQRNAMKVWESDGEIALLDLLKADPDVTAKLSHEELEDRFNLDYHFKHVETIFARVFGE; this comes from the coding sequence ATGATCCCGCGCTATTCCCGCCCTGAAATGGTTGCCCTTTGGGAACCTGAATCCAAATTTCAAATCTGGTTCGAAATTGAAGCCCATGCGACGGACGCGCTGGCCGAAATAGGCGTGGTGCCGAAAGAAGCTGCGAAAGCGATTTGGGAAAAAGGCGCGTTTGACGTGGACCGAATTGATGAAATTGAACGCGAAGTAAAACATGATGTGATCGCGTTTCTTACCAATGTTGCAGAAAATGTCGGCGAGGAAGCGCGGTTTATGCATCAGGGCATGACTTCCAGTGATGTACTCGATACTTGCCTTGCGGTTCAGCTCGCGCGCGCATCTGATATATTGCTGGCCGACATTGACGCGCTGTTAGCGGCTATAAAAGAACGCGCCTACGAACATAAATTTACGCCGACCATTGGTCGCAGCCACGGCATTCATGGCGAGCCGGTGACCTTCGGCCTAAAACTCGCACAAGCCTATGCCGAGTTTGAACGCAATCGCGAACGCCTGGTGCTGGCCCGCAAGGAAATTGCCACCTGTGCGATCTCCGGCGCGGTCGGGACATTCGCCAATATCGATCCCAAGGTCGAAGAGCATGTCGCGGCGAAACTGGGCCTGGAAGTTGAACCGGTTTCGACACAGGTCATCCCGCGTGATCGCCATGCACAATATTTTGCGACGCTCGGCGTGATTGCCTCATCAGTTGAGCGGCTAGCCGTTGAAGTGCGCCATTTGCAACGCACCGAAGTTCTGGAGGCAGAAGAATATTTTTCACCGGGGCAAAAAGGCTCCAGTGCGATGCCGCATAAACGCAACCCTATTCTGACGGAAAACCTTACCGGCCTCGCCCGTATGGTCCGCTCCTATGCAATGCCCGCTATGGAGAATGTCGCGCTGTGGCATGAGCGCGATATATCGCATAGTTCGGTCGAGCGGATGATTGGGCCAGATGCCACAATCACGCTGGACTTCGCACTAGCGCGCCTCACCGGCGTTATTGAAAAGCTGCTAATCTATCCTGAACGGATGCAGAAAAATCTCGACCGTATGGGCGGGCTTGTTCACTCCCAACGTGTCCTTCTTGCGCTGACGCAGGCAGGTATCAGCCGCGAGGATAGCTACCGCATCGTCCAGCGCAACGCCATGAAAGTCTGGGAATCAGACGGTGAGATTGCCCTGCTTGATCTCCTGAAAGCCGACCCTGATGTGACGGCCAAGCTGTCACACGAAGAACTCGAAGACCGTTTCAACCTTGATTATCATTTCAAGCATGTTGAAACCATTTTCGCGCGGGTTTTTGGAGAATAA